The genomic interval AGAAAATAAAAAAATCCCTATTAGTAAACCAATACATCTGCCTGCTAATAGGGAAACCGAGTGTTTTATGGGTAAGCGATTGGCTATTGTGTAACCTTCCAGAGTTGATTACTTTCTCCCGAATATTGCCATTGAATAATGTCAGCACCATTGGCAGTACTAGCTCCGCTAACATCCAATACTTTTCCGCTGTGTTTGGCTATTATGGCAAAATTGCCATTGCCAAGATGAGCAAATGCAAATTTTTGGTTTGCTCCGCCATAGTAATCCCACTGGTTGAGGTAAGGCCCGTTTTGTGTGGCTGTTTCTCCACCATTTACATCCAACGCTTTGCCACTATGTACAGGTGTAATTCTATAAATACCAGCCTCAACACTTTGGAGTAACCATTTCTGATTGTCGGTGTTTGACCACGTCCATTGTTGTAGTTTGGCACCGTTGTTAGTAGCAGAAACACCACCGTTTATATCCAGTACTTTATTGCTATTGGCCGATGTGATTTTGTAGGTAGCATTGTTAGCAATAGCAATACTGTTCCAAGCAAACTGAATTTTGGCTAGTGCTGTAACATTATTGATATTCATTGTACTGCCATTGTAGTTATAAAGGCTATAGCTATCGCCATTGCGTAATCCAGGCCAGTAAACCCCGCCCATTTGGTTAGCTTGTATTTTGTTGGTAATGCCTTGCAAATAAGCTATCTCAACATCGCCATTGGGACTTGCCAAGTAGTTTTTTCCATTCGTTAAGCTTGTGCCAAATTCAGTTACTACTGTTCGGCTGGCATAACTCCCAACTCTATTCTGTATATGTTGTTCTCGATTAGCGGTGGTAGCCACGTTACTCCCAAACCATGAATAGTCATGGAAGGAAAATAAACAACCTGCAAATTGATTATCGCTTGCTATTTCGGTCACAAATTCGCAGTATCCTCGGCCTCCTAGCAAAATTCTGTCTTTGGGAATAGTAGAATACTGTGTCAAAAAACTGGCATATAATTGTTTTAATTCGGTAGCAGTATAGCCGTGCGGCTCATTGAATACCTCAAATAAGACCTGTTCGTTTGTGCCATATTTATTAATAACGGTTTGCCACATATTCCAAAACAAAGTAAGGTTGTCGACCTTACCATCTTTCGATGAATTTCCTTCCCACGGACATAAAATAACTTTCATTCCTTTACTAATTGCCAAGTCTATAGCACCAGTGTAGCTATTCCACCAAGGGTCGAGTACTGTCGGTGGGTTGAGAGGTATTCTGATGGTATTGACACCAATTTTCAAAAAGGCATCTACAATAGGTGTTCCCTTGGTTTGTATGGTAGTATAGCTGTCGTTGAGGGCTGTTCCCGAAAGTAATAGCTTATCATCTACAAAGTTATCTCGACTGTCGGCCCAGTTAACTCCCTGAATAGATGAGGGTATAATGGCAACTCTTGTACTTTCAGGGCTAATACTAGATTTTTCGTCGGTAACTAAGGTACTTTTGCAAGCCCAATGTAGGCCAACACACAGCCCTAATAATAATACAGATTTTTTGTTCATAGTTATCGGTTTGTTTAGAATAGTGAAAAGCTCATAAAGAAGAGCGGTTGATCAATGTCAAAATAATATTTTTGAAATTTTCTTTGTAAAAATAGGACAAAACTAATAATGTATTGAGGGGTATTTTTACAGAACTTGAGGGGTAATTCCATAAAGACTATAATTGGACATAAAAAAGTAATCCAGCCAAAGAAGTTTGAGCTTTTTGTTGCAAAAGGGGTATGATAATGAATTTTTTAAGCTCGGAATCCTACAATTGTTATTCAGCAGGCTTATTTGATACGACTATTTTGGCAAATTCTAGCCTTTCCAATGGAATGGAAGGATAGAATTTGTTGACTGAAAATAAATTATGTGATATTATTTATATAAATTTGTCTATATCTTATAAACCTGTGAAGCAAATCATTAGTATATCGCTCATTGCACTGTTACTATACAATATGTTTAGTACAGGAATTGTGCTGTTATGTTTTGATAAAGAATATTCACATGTAAGTCCTACCGAATTGAACGACGAATTTTTGGAAGTTCGGATTCCTATTTCATTGCCATATACAGCCGACTTTGAGAATACCGCTCCTAGCGAAGCCCTCATCGAATACAAAGGTGATTTTTATAATATTGTTGAGCAACGTTATGCCAACGATACTTTAATCACAAAAATTAAAACTAATCAATCGGCACGAGAAAAATTTGCAGCTTTAGCCAATGAAGTCAATACTGATTTTTCGGATGGCAATACTACCAAACAATCCCCTCAAAAAAGAGCTCTTAATTTTTGTAAGAACCTTCTTTCACAATACCTTCCCAACAAATTATTGACCTTGTCAAAACAGGATATAAGTGTTGTGCCTGCTAATTTTTGTATATTCTCTTATCTTGTAGTTTTTCCTAATAGTTCTTTAGAAATAGTATCGCCCCCGCCCAGGCTTATTTAACATCTTCTTATCGAGACAATCATTTGTTCAGCACATTATTGCATTGAACAGCTATGCTATTGTCGACATTTTTTGTTAAATCTATCTATTTCTCTGTTTTTGGGTAAAGGTTTTTCCTACTCCAAAAGCTTTATATAACTATGTAATGAAAACTACCAACCTGTGTCTTATTGCTTTAGCAATAATGGCTGTACTGGCGTGTAAAAAGCAAGAGCCAGACCAAAAAATGCTAGATGTTCTGGACGAAACCAAGCATAAATTTTATCATTATAGGAATAGTTTTTGCCCAGAAGCAAAACTTAGCTTTGTTGATTCTATTTTACAGATTACGCCCAAAAGCGACCTTGAAATACATGTTCGTGGGGCATTTGAGCGGTCAAATATATTGTTGCAACTAGGCGATGCCCAAGCTGCCATACAAACGTTAGTACCTCTTTTAAGTGACGACCGTATACCTTACGGGTTTTTGACAGGTATCAAAGCCAACCTTGGTATGGCTTATTTGCGTGCAGGCGAAATTTCTAACTGTATCAATAATCATGGAGCTGAAATGTGTATTTTCCCTATTAGTAATGGCGGAGTACACAAAAATATGTCGGGTTCAAAAGCCGCTATTGCTTTATATGAAAAAATGCTTGCCAAAAATCCTGATGATTTGGAGTCTCGATGGCTGATTAATATTGCTTATATGACCCTTGGCGAATACCCACAAAGCGTACCTAAACAGTATTTGATTCCTAATTTGGGGCAAAAAGATGAGTACACTATTAAGCCTTTTGAAGATATAGCCATGCAAACGGGGCTTGATACCAAAGACCAAGCTGGAGGAGTGATTATTGAGGATTTTAATAATGATGGGTATGTCGATGTTGTTACCTCAAGCTGGAATATTACCAAAGGGCATTTACATTATTTCAAAAATAATGGCGATGGTACTTTTACAGATGCTAGTGATGTATCCAGATTGAGTAAGTTTACGGGAGGGCTCAATATTACCCAAACCGATTATAATAACGATGGTCTGAAAGATATTTTTGTCGCACGTGGAGCTTGGATGCTTGGTTCGTTTGGCGAACAGCCCAATTCTTTGTTACGCAATAATGGCGATGGTACATTTACCGATGTGACTATAGAAGCGGGCTTACTCTCTTTTCATCCTACTCAAGCGATTACTTGGAACGATTTCAACAACGACGGTTGGCTAGACTTGTTTATTGGCAATGAAACCAGTGATGATTTGGTAGGACACCCTTGCGAGCTGTATCTCAATAACAAAAATGGTACATTCACCGAAATAGCAGCTAAAGCAAAATGTAATCTTACGGCTTTTGTGAAAGGGGTTACCTCTGGCGACTATGATAACGATGGTAGAAATGATATTTTTATTTCGGCCATGAATGGACGACAAGTATTGTTGAAAAATACCCTTTCAAAAGGACAAATCAGCTTTGAAGATGTTACCGCCAAAGCAGGCCTAAACGATGAAAATCATAGTACTTTTCCTACGTGGTTTTGGGACTATGACAACGACGGCTGGCTCGATATCTTTATCTGTGACTATACTTTCCAAACTACCTTGGGTGTGTATGCTGCCAAAGAAAGTTTAGGTAAGACCGAGAAGTTTACGGGACAACCTTTCTTGTACCACAACAATCATGATGGTACTTTTAGCAATGTTACCAAGCAAATAGGCCTAAATAAAACGGCATACGCGATGGGGTCTAATTTTGGAGATATAGATAATGACGGTTTTTTGGACATATATTTAGGAACAGGTAATCCTAATTATCAATCGTTAGTTCCTAACAAAATGTTTAAAAATATGGCAGGGAAAAAATTTGCTGATGTAACTACCTCGGGGCGTGTAGGTAGCTTACAAAAAGGCCACGGTGTTGCCTTTGCAGATTTAGATAACGATGGCGACCAAGATGTATTTATAGAAATGGGTGGAGCTTATGAAGGCGACTCGTATCAAAACTCTCTTTTTAAAAACCCCGGGCAAAACAATAATAGTTGGCTGTCGCTTCAGCTAGAAGGTGTGCAGGCCAATAAAGCTGCTATTGGTAGTAAAGTCAAAATTACTTTTATAGAAAATGGGAAAAAAAGGAGTGTTTTCCGAGATGTCAATTCAGGTGGAAGTTTTGGCTCATCTCCTCTCAAACGAGAAATTGGACTTGGCCAAGCTAACGTTATAGACGAAATCGAGATTAAATGGAATGGAAGTGGCCGTACTCAGAAATTCACTAATATCAAGGTGAATCAGTGTCTTAAATTGAAAGAAGGGGATAAAACTTTTACGAAAGTGCAGTTAAAATCTTTTTACTTTAAGAACAAAGCTGATAAAGACTTGAAAATATGTTTAAATACAGCTCAAAATAATGCTGTGACTCCTTAAAATAGCTTTTATCCAATCGGAATAAAGTTTTCTATTCCGATTGGATACCCCCCGACTCCTAGCCCAATGATAGCTCAATCTGCTTGGCTCGATAAACTAATAGATTTTGATAGGCTTTTTTTTGTGGTTCTTCCAAAAAGCTTATTTGTATCAAGGCCATCATTTGAGGCAATTTTTGTTGAAATTTGATATATATCCTTTCTCTGGATTTTGCTGGAATTTGTAAGGTATCGGCAAGTTGATCAAAATCTAACCTTTTCAAGCGATTTTTTTTGCCATTAATGGTCAAGGCCATTTCTTCCAAATCTTCGGGAATTGCTAGTTTAGTCGAGAGTAAGTCGTAGGCAGGAGCTAGCTGTATTTCACTATTGGAGGTTTTCAATAACGAAAAGTTTTTGAGGTGCATATCGGCATTACCCGTTAAAAAGCAAAAAATACTTAACTCAAAAAAACTCAGTGTATCCAAACCACTATTGGTACTAAATTTTCGGATATGCTTGCCTACTTTTTCCATCGATGCCCTGTATTTATGTTCGGTAAGGGTTTCGGTCAACTGGCAAAGGTCTTCTACATGAATTTTTTGCCCATTATGTCTGTCAAACCGCTTGGTCAAATAGGCCAATTCGCCCGAAACTAGGCGAATTAATGTATGTTCGGCTGCTTTGATACCACAAAGGGTGGCCAATTTCATAGTCAAATCTTCATTTTCGGGTAATTGCTCATAGGCTTCAGTTGGTGGTTTCAAGATATAATCACCCCAAAGCCCTACAATGGTAAAGCGACTTTGTTGATTGTTGATTTTCTCCAAATTGAGCGAAAGCTTAGGCTGTACACCCGTAACAGCAATGCTTTTGATAATGATTTGCTGTGCCATCTGGCCAAGGTCGGCTTTTCCAAAAGCCAATGTTGGAGGAATACTTGTTCCGAAAAATTTCTTTGAACATTTGGGATGAAAATCTTTTTCGCCCTTATTCAAAGGTTCGTAGCAATACAAACATTTATTCATCGCTATCGGTTTTTAGTGCTTTGATACTTACCGCCCCAATGCAGTCGCTACAAACCGACAATAATAATCCCATACGGTCTTTGGGGTTGAGTTTCCAGTTGTCAATAGCAATATTTAATAACCAACCTTCGGGAATAAGGCCATCGAAAAAAGGAAATAAAATTTTGCTAAAATACCTTTCATGGCTCAATGGTAATGTTAGTGAAATATCTTGAGGGTGAGGCTGTTGTAAGTATAAATCGTCGTACTGGAAAGTATAGCCATCTTCGTTTTCCTGAATAATACCAGCCAATATATCCTGATAAAAAACCTGTCCTGCCCTATTCATCGGATACCTCCTTTTTGATAACACCTACTTCACTGCCAAACAAATCTAATACCTGATTTACTTTGTCGAGCCGAAGGGTTCGTTTTCCTTGTTCTAGATCACGAATAAAACGCAAGCCTACACCTGCTTTTTCGGCCAAATCAATTTGTGTTAATCCTAAGCGTTTTCTTTTTTCTTTGATAAATGGAGCTATTTTCATAAAACTATACCCAATAGGGTATATTTATAAACTTATATTTATTTTTATACCTTTTAGGGTATAAAAATAGTAAAACAACTCATATTTATACCCCCAAGGGTATAAATATTATTAAAAAAGAGGCATAAAATGATTAGACCACTCTACACCTCTTTTGTTGTGTGTGCTATTGTTTATAAGAAGGAACGTGTTTTAGACTGTCTTTAACACATGTATTTCCTTCAAAACAGCCTTGATTTTCTTTAATCAATACCTGCCAATATACATCTTTTTGTTCTTTGTAATGCTTTGCAATATCTGTTGGGTTTTTTTGAAAAATAATATCAATAATCTCCTTGGAAGACTTACCTTTTATTTTTTGTTTGCTAATAATGCCCAAATCGTTTTGATTCAATTCTGAATTGGGTTTAGGATTCAGATTTGGAACCGTAGGTTGAGGTGTTTCAGGAGGTATCTGAGTAGTTTTTTTTACAGCAATTGGTTGTACTTTGTTATCGGTATTAAACCAAGTGAAATACACGACTGTACTTATCCATAATATGGTCAATAACGCTGTCAAACGCTTAAATAAGCCTATTTTGCGTTTAAGATTATAATTGCTGTTGTCGTAGACCACTTCATGACTTTCTGGTTGAGTAGTTGTTGTGGGTTGTAGCGTTTCAATTCGTAATTGTGAGTTTCCTTTCGTTTTTGGGATTTTATTAGTAAAGCGTGGCTGTTTTACTTCGTTGATACTACTGATAAAAATCTGTTTATTCTCATTGTACAACTTTTGAACATACTCAAGGTTTTGACCAGAATTTAGCTTTTTGATATATTCATCGATTTGCTTGGCAAATAGCGAGTAATATTCCTCAATTTTATGAAGGTTGTTTTTGGATTCGTTTAAATTTTGCTCGTTCTCCAAATGTATTTTTGTATTATTTTCTATTTGAAGCCTTAAATCGTTAACGAGCCTTTTTTTGTCGTTTTCTAATTGTTGTTTTTCATTGCCAAATTCGGAAATAGAATGCTGAATTTTCTGTTTTCGTTCTTGTTGCTGGGTTTCAATGGCCAAGTCAAAGTCTTTACTTTTAATCCATTGAAATATGCCTCTTTGGTGTACAAACTCTATGACCTCACTGTTATCGGTAAAATAAATCGTATCGTAAATATTGAGTAGAGTAAGAGAAGATGCAAACAGATAGGGTAGTCTATCTGTTTTGACGCTGGTATATACAACCAAGTTTTTCCCCGTGAATGTATCGAAATTAATGTCGTCAATAGGTTTTAAAAGCGAAGATACCTTGTCGAAGTCTTTAGGCTTTGACACCGAAAGGTTATCTGAATGAGTAACAGTAATCGTGTCCTTTATTGTATTTTTGGCAACTATAGTTTCATTGAAGTCATTAATTAGACTGGTAGTCAAATTTTCTTCTGCTATATCATTGATATACAAAATACTTGAGCCAATAAAAGTTCCGCTTCTATCAGAGTTGGGTTCTTTTGCGTAGTTATAAACAGCGTACGAGATAGCACTGATTCCATTGATATTTTCTTTTCTAATGGCATATATTTTGGCCTTAGGCAATAGTTTTATAGCATTAGTATTCAAGTCAAATGTTTTAACTCCTTTGGTAATATCTCTGATATTCGTCGAGTTTTTATTGATGTCATAAAAACTTTGTCGAAATCCATTAGGATTTCCAAATGTTCCAAATGCTATTAAATATATATTGTTGTTCATGAATTTTTTATGCTGAATTTAATTCGTTCCCAAAATGTTCCTTCATAATCTAAATCATAACCTACAATACTTCTATAGAGCCATTTAGACAATACCTCGGCAGTAGCTAGGCTCAAAATTTTGATTCTTTCTTCGCCATTGATACTTGTCAATTCTCCAATAGTATAAAACGATTTACTAAATTCGTAGGTATCTATAGCTTTATTGGTAATTGGTAAGTTATCAGCTATAAATTCATCTAGTTCGTTGGTATGAGCCACCTCCAATTTACCCGATTTATCCCATTTAGAAATCACTAAAATAATGTTGATAGATTGTAGTGTTTTTTCTTTTTTGTGAAGTTCATTCAAAAACTCATAGATAAAAGTGTCCTCTTTGTGGGCATTGTCACGGCTTGTCACAATAATAATAGTCAAAGGGATTTTGGCACTTAAATAAGTATCTATACTGCTATGGAATTTGCCACCTCTTCTGATTTCATAATTATTATCGCCAGCCGTTTCAAGAAATGTCAAATTGATTGGCGGAACTTTTTTAGATTTATTATTAGGTTCAAAAATAAAATCTAACCTTGTTACTTGGTCTTTGGTGGTTCTATTAGGAAAAATCCCTTTTCTAATATTATCAAAAAAATCTGATAACAATATCATGGCATCTCTTGAATTGGGGGTACTTAGGTTGGGTCGTAAAACACCTGCCTGAGAGTTCAAGAAATATAACATTGAAGACAATATGACAGACTTGCCAGAGGATGCACTCCCAAAAAATAAAACAAAGTTGCTGTCTTTATTTTTTAATTCATTAGAATTAGGTTTTGCTAAGGGTACAAAATCGGTGTTGTCTTGTTGTTTAGTATCAAAATTCAATGGTTTTAATGTATCGTCAGCCTCATCAAATGACAATGGCTTGAGTTCTTCGTTATCGTTGCTCATACTCGAAAATATTAATTGTTGGGAATAAATGTTTTACCTTTTCTTTTGCCAAGCCCTCCTTGATGATGATTACTGTTTTCAGAAGAAGTAATCAAAAGAATAATGATAACGATTACAAAGTCAAGTAAAATACAACCTAAAAAAACCACAAATTGATACATTCCAAAGTTGGTAATGGCATGATTAAAGGCATAACCGATTTTGCCGACTTCTTGGGTTTTTGATATAACAGGCTCAAACTTTAGTTTTTCTGCTCCTAAAATAGCATTAGCTCGATTGCCTAATTTATTGTATTCGGTCAAGGATTTATCTATTTGGCCCTGAGCAGTACTATTGATTTCATTTTCGGGTAGTAATAAAGTATTTTGAATATCGGTATTCCATTTTACTGAAGCATTGTGAATATCGGTCATGATATTTTTTTCCTCTGGGGTCAAGTTATAGACCATTTCTATAATTTGTTGTTCCATACGGTTGGCCAAGTCCTCGTACCCACTTGGGTTATTACTAATGGGCGTTAATGGTGTGATTTTTTTACCCAGAAGTTGTTCTATTCTGCTAATAATCTGTTTTGCTTCAGCTCCTATTCCTTTATTTTTGGGGTCGGTTATTTGAATCTTCAAAAGATTTATTTCACTGCGGATAGCCTGTCTGGTTTTGGCATCGGCCACAGAGTAATTTAGGTTAGACTCGACCGCCGTTTCTAGGTTATTGAATTTTTCGTTAATGCTTCTTAACTCCGTTGTATATATGTCGGTTTTCATAAACCTAGTATATAGGGCATTAAAGTTGGCTATAAAGCAAAAAGAGGCTATAAAAATATAAATACCTATAAGGCTTGTTGTTGATTTTCCTTCAAGCTTTGCGTTTCTGATAACCCACAACAAGAATAATAACAGAAGAGAAAGCACCAGTGCTATTACAAATGAGGCAGAGCCAAAAATCTGCTCTAAGCCTAGCCAAGTTTGGTAAAAACTTACACTGATTAAAAGCAAGGCCAATACTGCTAGGAAGAGGTCTGTCGGTGTGATTTGTTTATTCATCAATTTTTTATTTTAATTTATTAATTCACTTCGGGATTGATTTTTTGTTCTAAATAATTTTAAGGAGTCTTTTTGAATGATATATAGCTGTATTTTTTATAAAATACAGCTTTGAGCTTAGGTAAATGTACATGAAAAAGTAGTATAAGAAAAGGGCTTTTCTTAGTTTTTTATAATGTTCAAATACAATCATTTAATATCTAAAACTACTATAGATGCCGAACGTATTAGTTTGGATTATTATTGCTGAAAATGACTATACGCTTCATAAATACTTTTCAGAGATATATTTGGTGAATAAAATGGTAGAGAAGCCTTCTTGATAATACATGCTGAATTGCTCTTAGTATGGGTGTAAACCCATGAAATATGTCTAAGAAAACAAGGTGATGATATCCTGTAGATTTTATTTATGTTACAATTCCTGTATTTATTGTGTTAATTCCAATAAAATACAATATTGTTTATATTTATTCTAAATAACTTGCGTCAAGTCTCTAATTTTTAATATACATTTGTGTTATTATTTAAAACAAGTCTAAATAAATATAACGACAGTCAGATAGTTAAACGACTACCTAACTAATCCAAGGAAAATACCCTTATATATTTCTACATCTGGTATCCATTGATACAATCAATGGGGTGGAATCACTTTCACTTTTGAAAAAACAGTTAGTATTTTAAACTAAACAATCAGATGAAATTATTATTTACATGTCTTTTAACAATTTATAGCATTGGCCTTTTTGCTCAAAATGCCACAATCAAGGGCAGAATTAGTACTGCCGATGGCAAACCTGCCGAGTTTGTGAATGTACAATTGAACGGTACTAATAAAGGGACTATCTCGGATATAAACGGAACGTACCGTTTGGAACGGGTAAAAGCTGGAAGCTTTACGATTAAAGTAAGTTTGATTGGTTTGGAAACCAAAGAACAACAGGTAGTAGTAAAAGCTGGGCAGACACTTGTCGTAGATTTCACACTGGTCGAAACAGCCAATCAGTTGCAGGAAGTAGTAGTATCAGCTACCAATAAGTTTGCTCAAAAAGAAACAGATTACGTAGCCCGAATGCCTCTGAAAAACCTCGAAAATCCACAAGCGTATAATGTGGTAAGTAAAGAACTTCTGAAAGAACAACTGGTAACAAGCTTTGACGATGCCATCAAAAATGCACCAGGGGTAAATCGCCTTTGGACAGCCACAGGAAGAGGTGGTGACGGGGCTGGCTATTTCTCGATGCGTGGGTTTTCGGTACAGCCAACTATGATTAATGGCGTAGCTGGTCAAACCAATGGCGGTATTGACCCTGCCAATATTGAGCGTATCGAAAGTATCAAAGGCCCTTCTGGAACACTCTTTGGCAGTAGTTTGATTTCTTTTGGTGGTTTGTTGAATATCGTTACCAAAAAGCCCTACGAAACTTTTGGCGGTGATATTAGCTATTCGATTGGTGGTTATGATTTGAGCCGATTGGCTGTTGATGTCAATACGCCACTTGATAAAGAAAAAACGGCTTTGTTTAGAATCAATGGCTCTACCAATTATCAGGGAAGCTTCCAAGATGCAGGCTTTAAGAAAAGCACTTTTGTAGCCCCAAGCCTTACTTACAAAGTAAATGAGCGTTTGTCGGTGAATATCACTACCGAATACATGACTCAAACAGGAACAAATCCATTGATGATTTTCTTGAACAGGGCTCGCCCGCTTATTGCCAAAACACCTGC from Flectobacillus major DSM 103 carries:
- a CDS encoding RICIN domain-containing protein → MNKKSVLLLGLCVGLHWACKSTLVTDEKSSISPESTRVAIIPSSIQGVNWADSRDNFVDDKLLLSGTALNDSYTTIQTKGTPIVDAFLKIGVNTIRIPLNPPTVLDPWWNSYTGAIDLAISKGMKVILCPWEGNSSKDGKVDNLTLFWNMWQTVINKYGTNEQVLFEVFNEPHGYTATELKQLYASFLTQYSTIPKDRILLGGRGYCEFVTEIASDNQFAGCLFSFHDYSWFGSNVATTANREQHIQNRVGSYASRTVVTEFGTSLTNGKNYLASPNGDVEIAYLQGITNKIQANQMGGVYWPGLRNGDSYSLYNYNGSTMNINNVTALAKIQFAWNSIAIANNATYKITSANSNKVLDINGGVSATNNGAKLQQWTWSNTDNQKWLLQSVEAGIYRITPVHSGKALDVNGGETATQNGPYLNQWDYYGGANQKFAFAHLGNGNFAIIAKHSGKVLDVSGASTANGADIIQWQYSGESNQLWKVTQ
- a CDS encoding CRTAC1 family protein, coding for MKTTNLCLIALAIMAVLACKKQEPDQKMLDVLDETKHKFYHYRNSFCPEAKLSFVDSILQITPKSDLEIHVRGAFERSNILLQLGDAQAAIQTLVPLLSDDRIPYGFLTGIKANLGMAYLRAGEISNCINNHGAEMCIFPISNGGVHKNMSGSKAAIALYEKMLAKNPDDLESRWLINIAYMTLGEYPQSVPKQYLIPNLGQKDEYTIKPFEDIAMQTGLDTKDQAGGVIIEDFNNDGYVDVVTSSWNITKGHLHYFKNNGDGTFTDASDVSRLSKFTGGLNITQTDYNNDGLKDIFVARGAWMLGSFGEQPNSLLRNNGDGTFTDVTIEAGLLSFHPTQAITWNDFNNDGWLDLFIGNETSDDLVGHPCELYLNNKNGTFTEIAAKAKCNLTAFVKGVTSGDYDNDGRNDIFISAMNGRQVLLKNTLSKGQISFEDVTAKAGLNDENHSTFPTWFWDYDNDGWLDIFICDYTFQTTLGVYAAKESLGKTEKFTGQPFLYHNNHDGTFSNVTKQIGLNKTAYAMGSNFGDIDNDGFLDIYLGTGNPNYQSLVPNKMFKNMAGKKFADVTTSGRVGSLQKGHGVAFADLDNDGDQDVFIEMGGAYEGDSYQNSLFKNPGQNNNSWLSLQLEGVQANKAAIGSKVKITFIENGKKRSVFRDVNSGGSFGSSPLKREIGLGQANVIDEIEIKWNGSGRTQKFTNIKVNQCLKLKEGDKTFTKVQLKSFYFKNKADKDLKICLNTAQNNAVTP
- a CDS encoding HipA domain-containing protein — translated: MNKCLYCYEPLNKGEKDFHPKCSKKFFGTSIPPTLAFGKADLGQMAQQIIIKSIAVTGVQPKLSLNLEKINNQQSRFTIVGLWGDYILKPPTEAYEQLPENEDLTMKLATLCGIKAAEHTLIRLVSGELAYLTKRFDRHNGQKIHVEDLCQLTETLTEHKYRASMEKVGKHIRKFSTNSGLDTLSFFELSIFCFLTGNADMHLKNFSLLKTSNSEIQLAPAYDLLSTKLAIPEDLEEMALTINGKKNRLKRLDFDQLADTLQIPAKSRERIYIKFQQKLPQMMALIQISFLEEPQKKAYQNLLVYRAKQIELSLG
- a CDS encoding HipA N-terminal domain-containing protein, which encodes MNRAGQVFYQDILAGIIQENEDGYTFQYDDLYLQQPHPQDISLTLPLSHERYFSKILFPFFDGLIPEGWLLNIAIDNWKLNPKDRMGLLLSVCSDCIGAVSIKALKTDSDE
- a CDS encoding helix-turn-helix transcriptional regulator gives rise to the protein MKIAPFIKEKRKRLGLTQIDLAEKAGVGLRFIRDLEQGKRTLRLDKVNQVLDLFGSEVGVIKKEVSDE